A part of Kitasatospora acidiphila genomic DNA contains:
- a CDS encoding PD-(D/E)XK nuclease family protein produces the protein MTLSPARLSPSIWTAADQADARRPRSRQTQLGASDTVCERRAAYILHGHPRTDHVVSPAAILGTYIHAGLTADAKQEFGWLVERKVADTAVRGSVDIVQLDDATARKLPTRLRPKAPAEAVTVEDIKTKTVWKWDDVLRYGATEAELRQVHLYADLIRTDGFEDRSGQRVLARLGPVDVRQIRLRFICRDNGAEHVQEIDFDPQRAEEARWWLDRVAETASPEEARRDFNGPGLDAACDFCPFVTACWGVPAPGRPAQTTLIHNDMDVEQALIDYSEAHQLFVRGKRVKDLVRKMVDASPEGRYGPNILKWGGGSPVEEPDLAKMIEQFDDAELTVPQMPDAAKMVKILTAAGLAVPMRETSRRTARTIRIVPYRE, from the coding sequence ATGACCCTTTCGCCTGCCCGCTTGTCGCCGTCGATCTGGACGGCCGCCGACCAGGCCGACGCCCGCCGGCCGCGATCCCGGCAGACACAGCTCGGCGCCAGCGACACCGTCTGCGAGCGCCGCGCCGCCTACATCCTCCACGGACACCCGCGCACCGACCACGTCGTGAGCCCGGCCGCGATCCTCGGCACCTACATCCACGCCGGCCTGACTGCCGACGCGAAGCAGGAGTTCGGCTGGCTCGTCGAGCGCAAGGTCGCCGACACCGCCGTGCGCGGCAGCGTCGACATCGTCCAGCTCGACGACGCCACCGCCCGCAAGTTGCCCACGCGGCTGCGCCCGAAGGCGCCCGCTGAGGCCGTCACCGTCGAGGACATCAAGACGAAGACCGTCTGGAAGTGGGACGACGTGCTGCGCTACGGCGCCACTGAGGCCGAGCTGCGCCAGGTCCACCTGTACGCGGACCTGATTCGCACCGACGGGTTCGAAGACCGCTCGGGGCAGCGGGTCCTGGCTCGCCTCGGGCCAGTCGATGTCCGCCAGATCCGCCTGCGCTTCATCTGCCGAGACAACGGCGCCGAGCACGTCCAGGAGATCGACTTCGACCCGCAGCGAGCCGAGGAGGCCCGCTGGTGGCTCGACCGCGTGGCCGAGACCGCAAGCCCCGAGGAAGCCCGGCGGGACTTCAACGGTCCCGGCCTCGATGCGGCCTGCGACTTCTGTCCGTTCGTCACCGCATGCTGGGGCGTTCCCGCTCCCGGCCGACCCGCGCAGACCACCTTGATCCACAACGACATGGACGTGGAGCAGGCGCTGATCGACTACTCCGAGGCGCACCAGCTGTTCGTGCGCGGCAAGCGCGTCAAGGACCTCGTCCGCAAGATGGTCGATGCCTCGCCAGAGGGCCGCTATGGTCCCAACATCCTCAAGTGGGGCGGTGGAAGCCCGGTCGAGGAACCGGACCTGGCGAAGATGATCGAGCAGTTCGATGACGCCGAACTGACCGTGCCCCAGATGCCTGATGCAGCCAAGATGGTGAAGATCCTCACGGCGGCAGGCCTGGCTGTGCCGATGCGCGAGACCAGCCGCCGAACCGCCCGCACCATCCGCATCGTGCCCTACCGCGAGTGA
- a CDS encoding DNA cytosine methyltransferase gives MALKFIDFLCGAGGFSTGLVESGMELLLGVNHWDVALRTHAANHPRADHALSDVADLRMRYLPKADGLVASPICTELSPAGGNVIEQPDNQLDLFDEDENGFKELPKEAFEKTRVTAWCTVRAVEARPGSFKFVVIENVPDFVTRWPLFRAYVSAMADLGLQQHQVISLNSAHIGDDTNLSAPQWRDRVYVIFTPRAPASPT, from the coding sequence ATGGCTTTGAAGTTCATCGACTTCCTGTGCGGAGCTGGCGGCTTCAGCACCGGACTGGTCGAGTCCGGGATGGAACTCCTGCTCGGCGTCAACCACTGGGACGTGGCACTGCGAACCCACGCGGCCAACCATCCGAGGGCGGACCACGCACTCAGCGATGTCGCCGACCTACGGATGCGCTATCTGCCGAAGGCGGACGGCCTGGTGGCCAGTCCCATCTGTACCGAGCTCAGTCCCGCAGGTGGCAACGTCATCGAGCAGCCGGACAACCAGCTGGATCTGTTCGACGAGGACGAGAACGGCTTCAAGGAACTGCCCAAGGAGGCGTTCGAGAAGACCCGGGTCACCGCGTGGTGCACAGTGCGGGCCGTCGAAGCTCGCCCCGGAAGCTTCAAGTTCGTCGTCATCGAGAACGTCCCCGACTTCGTCACCAGGTGGCCGCTGTTCCGCGCATACGTCTCCGCGATGGCCGACCTCGGCCTCCAACAGCACCAGGTCATCAGCCTCAACTCCGCCCACATCGGCGACGACACCAACCTGTCCGCGCCCCAATGGCGCGATCGCGTCTACGTGATCTTCACCCCAAGGGCGCCCGCAAGCCCGACCTGA
- a CDS encoding DNA cytosine methyltransferase has protein sequence MARSRLRDLHPKGARKPDLTPRPWAWCFHCDRNVRARQSWRDPKTRAGRYGVQYDYRCPNSRCRHAIVEPYVRPAAAAINWSDIGTRIGDRRKPLVPTTMARIRAGLEMYPHQPSALTLTHGKAGDARAFDPKVRPLPTRSTKQGEALLVPAGGSWNTDAARTDAPFRARTTRESEALVALPEPYIVEYRNHSTASPVSAPMAGVTAQGNHHGLVVLGSVPDHYRDTLVIPYRKGAARTAGHPFHTFGTKASAALVHTSPDIADCHFRMLQPREQLLGQRFPADYIVFGTPAAQTMQAGNAVSVNVARFIGERLQAVL, from the coding sequence ATGGCGCGATCGCGTCTACGTGATCTTCACCCCAAGGGCGCCCGCAAGCCCGACCTGACTCCCAGGCCATGGGCCTGGTGCTTCCACTGCGACAGGAACGTCAGAGCCCGCCAAAGCTGGAGGGACCCGAAGACCCGGGCTGGTCGGTACGGCGTCCAGTACGACTACCGCTGCCCCAACTCCCGCTGCCGGCACGCGATCGTCGAGCCGTACGTGCGCCCGGCGGCCGCCGCCATCAACTGGAGCGACATCGGTACGCGGATCGGGGATCGGCGCAAGCCGCTGGTCCCCACCACGATGGCCCGCATCCGGGCCGGACTGGAGATGTACCCGCACCAGCCCAGCGCACTGACTCTCACCCACGGCAAGGCCGGCGACGCCCGAGCCTTCGACCCCAAGGTTCGGCCCCTTCCGACGCGTTCGACCAAGCAGGGCGAGGCGCTCCTTGTGCCCGCCGGTGGCTCCTGGAACACCGACGCCGCCCGCACCGATGCCCCGTTCCGCGCCCGCACCACCCGCGAGAGTGAAGCCCTGGTCGCCCTGCCCGAGCCGTACATCGTCGAGTACCGCAACCACTCGACCGCCAGTCCGGTCAGCGCGCCTATGGCGGGCGTTACTGCCCAGGGCAACCACCACGGCCTAGTGGTGCTCGGCAGTGTCCCTGACCACTATCGGGACACCCTCGTCATCCCCTACCGCAAGGGCGCCGCCAGGACCGCCGGCCACCCCTTCCATACCTTCGGCACCAAGGCATCCGCCGCCCTGGTCCACACATCGCCGGACATCGCCGACTGCCACTTCCGGATGCTCCAGCCCCGCGAGCAGCTCCTCGGCCAACGATTCCCCGCCGACTACATCGTGTTCGGCACCCCCGCGGCCCAGACCATGCAGGCCGGAAACGCGGTGAGCGTCAACGTCGCCCGCTTCATCGGCGAGCGCCTCCAGGCCGTTCTCTGA
- a CDS encoding N-6 DNA methylase, translated as MQMDLFNQTPEQRPKLNIRKRAQPAKPATGIASAKNEAHAQAERPHRVAGDAATPSKRVGQRRINPPSRPHEAAFDLAEAVASAWYKAGGDNRFEVPLGAIAGVALWPLKGHDIAPIVADWWRTLTETETNTALEECFARWWIARPDLIEAARPIHEWLTYEATATKYATPVRAAITAALDAGLLDLLGDHDPYYRSTTDVVGSLMTCFRSTGHRYALAEFHTPPEVAELMARILLGGERHPGESFDDPCAGSGGMHRATAQILREQGHDPADYQWSMTDVDPIATACAAVNAILWELGPHVLVWCGDTLAEGDGPQRAARRRARVIEHRDQQISVAKLLKATRELTAGALASVAA; from the coding sequence ATGCAGATGGACCTGTTCAACCAAACCCCCGAGCAGCGGCCCAAGCTGAACATTCGCAAGCGGGCTCAACCGGCGAAGCCAGCGACCGGAATAGCGTCGGCCAAGAACGAAGCCCACGCGCAAGCCGAGCGCCCGCACCGGGTCGCCGGGGACGCGGCAACGCCCAGCAAGCGGGTGGGCCAGCGCCGCATCAACCCACCAAGCCGCCCTCACGAAGCCGCTTTCGACCTTGCCGAGGCTGTCGCCAGCGCCTGGTACAAGGCCGGCGGGGACAACCGCTTCGAGGTCCCCCTCGGCGCCATCGCGGGCGTCGCGCTCTGGCCGCTCAAGGGTCACGACATCGCCCCCATCGTCGCCGACTGGTGGCGAACCCTCACCGAGACCGAAACCAACACCGCCCTTGAGGAATGCTTCGCCCGCTGGTGGATTGCGCGCCCCGACCTGATCGAGGCAGCTCGCCCCATCCACGAATGGCTCACCTACGAAGCCACCGCAACCAAGTACGCCACCCCGGTCCGGGCGGCCATCACCGCGGCACTCGACGCCGGCCTGCTCGACCTCCTCGGCGACCACGACCCGTACTACCGATCAACCACTGACGTGGTCGGCAGCCTCATGACCTGCTTCCGCTCGACCGGACACCGGTACGCTCTCGCGGAGTTTCACACCCCGCCGGAGGTCGCCGAACTGATGGCCAGGATCCTGCTCGGCGGCGAACGCCATCCCGGCGAGTCCTTTGACGACCCGTGCGCGGGCAGCGGCGGCATGCACCGCGCTACGGCCCAGATCCTTCGCGAACAGGGCCACGACCCGGCCGACTACCAGTGGTCCATGACCGACGTGGACCCGATCGCCACCGCCTGCGCTGCCGTCAACGCGATCCTCTGGGAACTGGGCCCCCACGTCCTGGTGTGGTGCGGCGACACCCTGGCGGAAGGCGATGGACCGCAGCGGGCAGCGAGGCGGCGCGCCAGGGTCATAGAACATCGCGACCAGCAAATCAGTGTGGCGAAGCTGCTGAAGGCGACGCGCGAGCTGACCGCAGGCGCCCTCGCCTCCGTAGCCGCCTGA
- a CDS encoding acyl-CoA thioester hydrolase/BAAT C-terminal domain-containing protein, whose protein sequence is MEIIEHAINAHCEGVVVEPVGGSAVGVLVLAGSSGRIETDRCRLLARTGMTALSIRWFGGEGQPAGICEIPLETFSTAIDLLRAKGAERIGVLGVSKGAEAALLLAVHDPRVDAVVALSPTSVVWANVGPGSDGEIYPYRSSWTWRGSLSRSFPTTTVGLPRKRKGSPLPTERTTSGVCRPLTRRRGRP, encoded by the coding sequence GTGGAGATCATCGAGCACGCGATCAATGCGCACTGCGAGGGTGTGGTGGTGGAGCCCGTCGGGGGCAGCGCGGTGGGCGTTCTGGTGCTGGCTGGTTCGAGCGGTCGCATCGAAACCGACCGCTGCCGTCTGCTCGCGCGCACCGGGATGACTGCGCTGTCGATCCGATGGTTTGGCGGCGAAGGGCAACCCGCAGGAATCTGCGAGATTCCACTGGAGACCTTCAGCACCGCGATCGATCTGCTGCGGGCGAAGGGGGCGGAGAGGATAGGTGTGCTTGGGGTGTCCAAGGGTGCCGAAGCAGCCCTGCTCCTCGCCGTCCACGATCCGCGTGTTGATGCGGTGGTTGCGTTGTCGCCCACCTCGGTGGTCTGGGCGAACGTCGGCCCCGGGTCCGACGGGGAGATCTACCCCTATCGCTCGTCGTGGACGTGGAGGGGGAGCCTGTCCCGTTCGTTTCCTACGACGACAGTTGGGCTCCCACGGAAGCGGAAGGGGAGCCCACTGCCTACCGAACGCACTACGAGCGGAGTCTGCAGACCTTTGACGAGGCGGCGAGGCAGGCCGTGA
- a CDS encoding acyl-CoA thioester hydrolase/BAAT C-terminal domain-containing protein gives MIPIEQSAAEILLVAGGDDEMWPSLVFAQELASRRVSAGRTAKVISSADAGHRPRLPGEGPAASSHRFRYGGTAEADADLGAKAWPDIVGVLAGPVVPGN, from the coding sequence GTGATCCCGATCGAGCAGTCCGCTGCTGAGATTCTGCTCGTGGCGGGTGGTGACGATGAAATGTGGCCGTCGTTGGTGTTCGCGCAGGAGTTGGCGTCACGCCGCGTTTCGGCGGGCCGCACTGCCAAGGTCATCAGCTCGGCCGACGCAGGGCATCGCCCGCGGTTGCCGGGGGAAGGGCCGGCCGCTTCTTCCCACCGGTTCCGCTACGGCGGTACTGCCGAGGCCGACGCTGACCTCGGTGCGAAGGCATGGCCTGACATCGTGGGCGTGCTTGCAGGACCTGTGGTCCCGGGGAATTGA
- a CDS encoding IS630 family transposase, translating into MAERVQVREIDDAEGRRLLRIVRRGTGSVVTWRRAQMVLLSAQRMPVAKIAEVTFTSADRVRDVIHNFNADGFDSLYPKYKGGRPRTFTLPERREIKKIAKSKPTEHGLPFSTWSLVKLADFLVAEGVVDDISHEGLRVLLREEGVSFQRVKTWNTSRDPDYATKKARVEHLYAIADGEVIPEEGEPEVVFCLDEFGPLNLQPHPGRQWTERGGKGKDPDREPRPRRRATYTRPHGVRHLFAAYDLAKDKLYGHIKKTKNRSKFLEFCRYLRSLHPAEVRIAIVCDNYSPHLTTKRCQRVGTWAAANNVEIAYTPTNSSWLNRIEAQFTALRYFTLDGTDHASHKEQGSMIRRYIIWRNKHAADERLRQVVAKANVA; encoded by the coding sequence GTGGCTGAACGCGTGCAGGTCCGTGAGATCGATGATGCCGAAGGTAGACGGCTGCTGCGGATCGTCCGCCGGGGCACTGGTTCGGTGGTGACCTGGCGGCGGGCTCAGATGGTGCTGCTGTCCGCCCAGCGCATGCCCGTGGCGAAGATCGCCGAGGTCACGTTCACCAGCGCGGATCGGGTTCGCGACGTGATCCACAACTTCAACGCCGACGGCTTCGACTCCCTGTACCCGAAATACAAGGGCGGACGGCCGAGGACGTTCACGCTGCCCGAGCGCCGTGAGATCAAGAAGATCGCCAAGTCAAAGCCGACCGAGCACGGCCTGCCGTTCTCGACCTGGAGCCTGGTCAAGCTGGCCGACTTCCTGGTCGCCGAGGGGGTGGTCGACGACATCAGCCACGAGGGCCTTCGGGTCCTGCTCCGAGAGGAGGGCGTCTCGTTTCAACGCGTGAAGACCTGGAATACCTCCCGCGACCCCGACTACGCCACCAAGAAGGCCCGCGTCGAACACCTCTATGCGATCGCCGACGGCGAGGTCATACCCGAGGAGGGCGAACCCGAAGTCGTCTTCTGCCTCGACGAGTTCGGACCACTCAACCTCCAGCCCCACCCCGGCCGACAGTGGACCGAACGCGGTGGCAAGGGCAAGGACCCCGACCGCGAGCCCCGGCCCAGACGGCGGGCGACCTACACCCGCCCGCACGGCGTGAGGCACCTGTTCGCCGCCTACGACCTGGCCAAGGACAAGCTCTACGGGCACATCAAGAAGACAAAGAACAGGTCGAAATTCCTGGAGTTCTGTCGCTACCTGCGCTCGCTGCACCCGGCGGAAGTGCGGATCGCGATCGTCTGTGACAACTACTCGCCGCACCTGACGACGAAACGGTGCCAGCGGGTCGGGACGTGGGCGGCGGCGAACAACGTCGAGATCGCCTACACCCCGACCAACAGCTCCTGGCTCAACCGGATCGAGGCCCAGTTCACCGCCCTGCGCTACTTCACGCTCGACGGCACCGACCACGCCAGCCACAAGGAGCAGGGCAGCATGATCCGCCGCTACATCATCTGGCGGAACAAGCACGCCGCCGACGAGCGCCTCCGCCAGGTCGTGGCCAAGGCGAACGTCGCCTGA
- the cas2e gene encoding type I-E CRISPR-associated endoribonuclease Cas2e, which yields MTVIILIAAPEGLRGHLTRWMVEVNAGVFVGSPSRRIRDRIWDLLTTRIGNGQAVLVEPANNEQGWTVRTAGKDRWHPVDYDGLILSARLRR from the coding sequence ATGACCGTGATCATCCTCATCGCCGCCCCCGAGGGCCTCCGAGGGCACCTCACCCGCTGGATGGTCGAGGTCAACGCGGGCGTCTTCGTCGGCTCCCCCAGCCGTCGCATCCGCGACCGCATCTGGGACCTCCTCACCACTCGCATCGGCAACGGCCAAGCCGTTCTCGTCGAACCCGCCAACAACGAACAAGGCTGGACCGTCAGAACCGCCGGCAAAGACCGCTGGCACCCCGTCGACTACGACGGACTGATTCTCTCCGCCCGCCTGCGCCGATAG
- the cas1e gene encoding type I-E CRISPR-associated endonuclease Cas1e, translating to MADIWWKAHPHDLHRLADRVSSLYIERSHLDRDENAVVIINKRETVRVPAAMVAVVLLGPGTRVTHGAINLLADSGTTVCWVGEQGVRMYAAGLGPSRGAGLLNRQAWLVSRTRERLAVARAMYRMRFPGEDVDSATMQQLRGREGARIRKLYQAESRRTGVPWNGRVYKAGDAHAAGDDLNRLLSAANAALYGICHAVITGLGVSPGLGFVHTGLATSFVLDIADLYKADYTIPLAFDLAKQGRTEERDARLALRDRIAEDRLLGRIVSDVKTLLTPEGSDLPDAEVNELWDEHLGAVPGGVNWAASAPRIDPGMGDEHIAVIGPEFEQNPPEA from the coding sequence GTGGCTGACATCTGGTGGAAAGCCCACCCCCACGACCTGCACCGCCTCGCCGACCGCGTCTCCAGCCTCTACATCGAGCGCAGCCACCTCGACCGCGACGAGAACGCCGTCGTCATCATCAACAAACGCGAAACCGTCCGAGTCCCAGCCGCCATGGTTGCCGTCGTCCTTCTCGGACCTGGCACCCGCGTCACCCACGGCGCCATCAACCTGCTCGCCGACTCCGGCACCACCGTGTGCTGGGTCGGCGAGCAGGGCGTGCGCATGTACGCCGCTGGCCTGGGACCAAGCCGCGGCGCGGGCCTGCTGAACCGCCAGGCCTGGCTGGTCAGTCGCACCAGAGAACGGCTCGCTGTAGCCCGCGCCATGTACCGCATGCGCTTCCCCGGCGAGGACGTCGACTCCGCCACCATGCAGCAGCTGCGCGGCCGCGAGGGCGCCCGCATCCGCAAGCTGTACCAGGCCGAGTCACGCCGCACTGGTGTGCCCTGGAACGGCCGCGTCTACAAGGCAGGCGACGCTCACGCGGCCGGCGACGACCTCAACCGCTTGCTCTCGGCTGCCAATGCGGCCCTCTACGGCATTTGCCACGCCGTTATCACCGGCCTCGGTGTCAGCCCCGGGCTCGGCTTCGTACACACCGGCCTGGCCACTTCCTTTGTCCTGGACATCGCCGACCTGTACAAAGCTGACTACACCATCCCCCTCGCCTTCGACCTCGCCAAGCAAGGCCGAACCGAGGAACGCGACGCCCGCCTCGCCCTACGCGACCGAATCGCTGAAGACCGTCTGCTCGGACGCATCGTGAGCGACGTCAAGACCCTCCTCACGCCTGAAGGGAGCGACCTCCCCGACGCGGAGGTCAACGAACTCTGGGACGAGCACCTGGGTGCTGTCCCCGGAGGCGTCAACTGGGCAGCCTCCGCACCGCGGATCGACCCAGGCATGGGCGACGAACACATCGCCGTCATCGGCCCCGAGTTCGAGCAGAACCCTCCGGAGGCCTGA
- the cas5e gene encoding type I-E CRISPR-associated protein Cas5/CasD has translation MSPHSGTPNADGTSPRTSEPARAVLLLRLAGPLQSWGDRSAFNRRETRPQPTKSGVVGLLAAAAGRPREADITDLTDLHLGVRVDQPGTLLRDYHTVSDYRGRPLPQAGVNAKGLQKPTSPAKETHVTQRFYLQDAVFVCALEGPLPLLEALAAAIRRPSFPLTLGRRSCPPTQPVVLGDLRDPGLEAALRNEPWQAGHHEREAFLRRTPADRTDRIDLPATLDDPVGDDTWQDVPLTFDPRGRQFTTRRIRHTWLATPTGLTPQTTARRAADIERSEGSHDPFALLGW, from the coding sequence ATGTCCCCTCACTCCGGTACGCCGAATGCGGACGGCACTTCCCCGCGGACGTCGGAGCCGGCACGAGCGGTCCTGCTCCTGCGCCTGGCGGGCCCCTTGCAATCCTGGGGCGACCGCAGCGCCTTCAACCGACGGGAGACCCGCCCTCAGCCGACCAAGTCCGGCGTCGTGGGGCTACTCGCGGCGGCCGCCGGGCGCCCCCGCGAAGCGGACATCACCGATCTGACCGACCTTCACCTAGGCGTGCGGGTCGACCAGCCGGGCACCCTGTTGCGCGACTACCACACCGTCAGCGACTACCGCGGCAGGCCGCTGCCGCAGGCCGGGGTCAACGCCAAGGGCCTGCAGAAGCCGACCTCCCCCGCGAAGGAAACCCACGTCACCCAGCGTTTCTACCTGCAGGACGCGGTCTTCGTCTGTGCCCTCGAAGGCCCGCTGCCTCTCCTGGAAGCCCTGGCAGCCGCGATCCGCCGCCCCTCGTTCCCGCTCACGCTGGGACGGCGCTCCTGCCCTCCGACCCAACCCGTCGTCCTAGGCGACCTGCGCGACCCCGGCCTTGAGGCGGCACTACGCAACGAACCTTGGCAGGCCGGGCACCACGAACGCGAAGCGTTCCTACGCCGCACCCCCGCCGACCGCACCGATCGCATCGACCTGCCCGCCACCCTCGACGACCCAGTCGGCGACGACACCTGGCAGGACGTGCCCCTCACCTTCGACCCGCGCGGCCGACAGTTCACCACCCGCCGCATTCGCCACACCTGGCTCGCCACCCCCACCGGTTTGACCCCGCAGACCACCGCCCGCCGCGCCGCCGACATCGAACGCTCCGAAGGCAGCCACGACCCGTTCGCCCTACTGGGCTGGTGA
- the cas7e gene encoding type I-E CRISPR-associated protein Cas7/Cse4/CasC has product MIRRLFVDVHILQTVPPANLNRDDNGNPKEAYFGGKRRSRVSSQAWKRATRMHFAERCGPQDLATRTKRIAGQLAKRLQARSGIAAQDAERIAGAVLKPMGITAGKKAGDTAYLLFFGRRQLENIVDLVADDAVDLAALDDEALDKAVSGLPVREQLQHGHPADVALFGRMVADIPGLNVDAATQVAHAISTHATELEFDYYTAVDDENTADETGAGMIGTIGFNSATLYRYATVGVHQLQENLGEDKAALEAVDLFVDSFSRSMPTGYANSFAHRTRPSLVAVVVRADQPVNLVSAYERPVPVGDGVVCTSALRLAGEYLTATRQWGDVPLYAAVCHTLGDADPEAAELAEAFGVNKTFSQLLEGLQAALSSALDVN; this is encoded by the coding sequence ATGATCAGGCGTCTCTTTGTCGACGTGCACATCCTGCAGACCGTCCCACCGGCGAACCTGAACCGCGACGACAACGGGAACCCGAAGGAGGCCTATTTCGGGGGCAAGCGCCGTTCCCGGGTCTCGTCGCAGGCGTGGAAGCGGGCGACCCGGATGCACTTCGCCGAGCGGTGCGGCCCGCAGGACCTCGCAACCCGGACCAAGCGGATCGCCGGCCAGCTGGCCAAGCGGCTGCAGGCCCGCAGCGGGATCGCGGCGCAGGATGCCGAGCGGATCGCCGGAGCGGTTCTGAAGCCGATGGGCATCACGGCGGGCAAGAAGGCCGGGGACACCGCCTACCTACTGTTCTTCGGGCGCCGTCAGCTGGAGAACATCGTCGACCTGGTCGCCGACGACGCCGTCGATCTGGCGGCGCTGGACGATGAGGCGCTCGACAAGGCGGTCTCCGGTCTTCCCGTGCGCGAGCAGCTGCAGCACGGACACCCGGCCGATGTGGCCCTGTTCGGGCGGATGGTGGCGGACATCCCCGGGTTGAACGTGGACGCCGCGACCCAGGTAGCCCACGCGATCTCCACTCATGCCACGGAGTTGGAGTTCGACTACTACACGGCAGTGGACGATGAGAACACCGCGGACGAGACCGGCGCCGGCATGATCGGCACCATCGGCTTCAACTCTGCCACGCTCTATCGCTACGCCACTGTCGGCGTGCATCAGCTCCAGGAGAACCTGGGCGAGGACAAGGCCGCCCTCGAGGCCGTTGATCTGTTCGTCGACTCGTTCTCCCGTTCCATGCCCACGGGTTACGCGAACTCCTTCGCCCACCGCACTCGCCCCAGCCTCGTCGCGGTGGTCGTCCGCGCCGACCAGCCGGTCAATCTGGTGTCCGCTTACGAGCGGCCCGTCCCGGTCGGCGACGGCGTCGTCTGTACCTCCGCCCTCCGCCTGGCCGGCGAGTACCTCACCGCGACCCGCCAGTGGGGCGACGTCCCGCTCTACGCCGCCGTCTGCCACACCCTGGGCGACGCTGACCCTGAGGCCGCTGAGCTGGCGGAGGCGTTCGGCGTCAACAAGACCTTCTCGCAGCTCCTCGAAGGCCTGCAGGCAGCTCTCAGCTCCGCACTGGACGTCAACTGA
- the casB gene encoding type I-E CRISPR-associated protein Cse2/CasB: MAKRLYWDRYVGPDSRWRTDWATGGPALPPGEELAALRGGLGRPAMDSAKIWPFYTSPVDDVLALQDRISDEQEAEHAALALFGLHQQSQVAPMHRNGVKVGQALLALRRSGKFSEDAVDRRVSTMAGATSVPALLMHLRGLITQLRAVQQPLDYSHLMADIRSWHDVERRPAVRRRWALGYQAWRQEQPGEKART; the protein is encoded by the coding sequence GTGGCTAAGCGCCTCTACTGGGACCGGTACGTGGGCCCCGATAGCCGGTGGCGCACCGACTGGGCGACCGGTGGGCCCGCACTGCCGCCCGGTGAGGAACTCGCCGCCCTGCGTGGCGGGTTGGGCAGGCCGGCCATGGACAGTGCCAAGATCTGGCCGTTCTACACCAGTCCGGTCGACGACGTGCTGGCTCTGCAGGATCGGATCTCGGATGAGCAGGAGGCAGAGCACGCCGCCCTCGCCCTGTTCGGTCTGCACCAGCAGAGTCAGGTCGCGCCCATGCACCGCAACGGCGTCAAGGTCGGCCAGGCGCTGCTCGCCCTGCGGCGCAGCGGCAAGTTCAGCGAGGATGCGGTCGACCGGCGGGTGTCCACGATGGCCGGTGCCACCAGCGTGCCCGCTCTGCTGATGCACCTGCGCGGCCTGATCACTCAACTGCGGGCAGTTCAACAACCGTTGGACTACAGCCATCTGATGGCCGACATTCGCTCCTGGCACGACGTGGAGCGGCGACCTGCGGTTCGCCGACGCTGGGCACTCGGCTACCAGGCGTGGCGCCAAGAGCAGCCGGGCGAGAAAGCGCGGACCTGA